The Glycine soja cultivar W05 chromosome 15, ASM419377v2, whole genome shotgun sequence region atctagtccccaagcaaccaccgattcttaagatttccaataaccttgtaaaatcctttacaagcaaagatccacaagggatgtaccctcccttgttctctttgaacaaccaagtggatgtacgctccacttgaactgatccacaagagatgtaccctctcttgttctcagtataacaacccaagtaaatgtatgctctacttgtaccacaaaggatgtacgctccaatgtgttaagacaaagaattcttagacggttagtcccttgaatctttgtaaggggaaacaaaagatatctcaggcggttagtcctttgaaatcttttgtttaaagggaaagggaaaaagatatcttaggtggttagtcctttgaaatcttttgtaagaaacagaagatatctcaagcggttagtcctttgaaatcttttgtcaagagggagaagggaagaaacaaaagaattcccaggtggttagtcctttgaatcttttgacaagagagaaggaatgaagaaaaagaatagcacaagttttcggtcaatgaacttttcttgaaagagaaagtattgaacaaaaacttttagaaagatgaagagaaatgaatgaaagaaatctttTATGCATAAAAGGAATTAGTAtttgaaattcgtgccatggtcacatatttataatcatttgattactcaaattaaaatttgtgacTGTtggtaatttctttaaaactagtcactttaagagttgtgacttttgtgaaaactagtcacttaaaaaagttgtgacttttgaaaaaatcttcagaaacaagtcaccttaataattgtgacttttggtaatttatttttcaaaacaagtcactggtagtgtaatcgattacacatcaacagatgtgactcttcatgtttaaatttgaaaatcaaaacatttagaaacactggtaatcgattacaagtattgtgtaatcgattacacaagtttgaaatgatttgaaaatgttttatcacaagttgtgactcttgaaatttgaaatctaacgttttaaaacattggtaattgattacatgattatggtaatcgattacagctttgtaaatcagtttgaaaacaatgttggctactggtaattgattactgccttctggtaatcgattaccagagagtaaaactctttggtaaaaattttctttggaacaaaattgtgctattcaatagtttttgaaaaactcttttaatacttatcttgattgagtcttctcttgattcttgaatcttgagtcttgattattcttgaatcttgattttgattcttgaaacttgcttgactcttgactctttggaacttgcttgactcttgattctttggcatcatcaaaataatcttggaaggcattgcttccacatccACTTCTCTGTTGTTCTGACTGAAGTCCTCACAAAACTATGTGAACTTCGAGCTTTTGTGGGTGAGCGATTTGAAGCAATGGATACTCGTCTTGATGCGATGGATACTCGTTTTGATGGGATGAATACTCGGATCACCTGACTTCAAGATGATATGAGCTTTATCCAGCATTGCTTTGATCCCCTGGCCGATTCTTAGTTATTTCTATTATGCTTTATTTCCTTAGTTTTCTAATTATTtcttagccttgtattttggcttttattgCTTTAGTAATTTGATTATGGTTGTCTTTGATGTTTCTCATTATGTTTTGCTTTGTGTTTGGTTATTGTTAGACTTTGTTTTGGTTGATTAAGACTTGTTTGTGTTTGGTGTCGTCTATGGATTGACTTAGTTTTTGGATGGATTGTGCTATGGTTTTAATGTTGCCTTAGTTCTTTTCTCTAGACGTTATTGGCTTtctgatgttgccaaagggggagagaacaagggtataatttatcataaaactTAGGCATAAATTCCAATCTtaagggggagtaagggttgtgagCACATATTATCAATTGTATATCATTTATCTTGATTTCaaattattgtcatcatcaaaaaagggagattgtagaaacatatatgatatgaagttttgatgatgccaaagataagtTTTTCTCGagtttgatccaagtcaagaGTCACAaatcttcagaaaataactcctaagagtcacaactccaGAAAATAActctcaagagtcacaactcttcaaaaaattaactcccaagagtcacatctattcaagagatttttgaatggccatcaaaggcctataaataggtgacttgggacacaaaattcctaagagagtttttctaaactaaattgtcttatcctctcaaaaccaaaatgtcttatcctctcaaaaatattccttggccaaacacttgcatattcaataaggaatcttgattgatctccaattgtaatatctttctcttaaagagaattcttcttcttcttattcaaagagatttggttaagagaccgagggtctcttaagatGTAAGgatttctgaacacaagggaagggttgtccttgtgtggttcagactttgtaaaaggcatTTTataagatagtggaaatctcaagcgggttgcttagggactggacataggcacagcgtgtggccaaaccagtataaaaactgagtttgcattctcttttcccttaaacttcttttatttattgctatttatctttttctttaaagaagtttattttgaattgtcttttgagtaattcatataagggtgcattgttaatccaaaaagagagagagtgaaatttttaattggggaatagtttttgtatcataattcaacccctccttcttaagataactgaggccacttgtctaacaagtggtatcagatcTTCATTCTTGtaaaaagtttagaagcttcaagaataatggcctcagcaaactaTTTATTTCCCGACGGACGGAAAATGCTCGTAAATCCAACACTACATATTTTTTacaaacatatttattaaaatacatgacagcatataataaaaaaacttcaatttaaaaaattttcgTCAAATCTTAACCAACCTGTAACAGAGTGATATATCCTGCAAGCTGCCTCGCCGTGCTCTTCGACACGTcatttaaattatcatacatGTGCACAAGTGCAGCAGCGCCCCAAGCGTAACCCGCACTCTGTGTCAGGTTACTCAATGCATCCAAGAATACTGTAAAAGCATATATGatttgaagttttgatgatcccaaagataagcgcttctcaagtttgatccaagtcaagagtcacaactctttagaaaataactctcaagagtcacaactcttcagaaaataactcctaagagtcacaactcttcagtcACAACTCTacagaaaataactcccaagggtcacaactcttcaaaaaataactcccaagagtcatatctgttcaagagatttttgaatggccatcaaaggcctataaataggtgacttgggacgCGAACTTcctaagagagtttttctaaactaaattgtcttatcctctcaaaaccaaaatgtcttatcctctcaaaaatattccttgggcaaacacttgcatattcagtAAGGAATCTTAattgatcttcaattgtaatatctttctcttaaagagaattcttcttcttcttattcaaagagatttGGTTAAGAAATCGAAGGTCTCTTAAGATGTAAGGATTTCTGAACACAAgagaagggttgtccctgtgtggttcagactttgtaaaaggcattttacaagatagtggaaatctcaagcgggttgcttggggactggacgtaagcACAGAGTGAGGCCGAACCAGTGTAAAAACTGAGTttacattctctcttcccttaaacttcttttatttattgctatttgtCTTTTGCTTTAAATAAGTTTACTTTGAATTgtattttgagtaattcatattaagggtgcattgttaatccaaaaagagagagtgacatttttaattggggaatagtttttgtatcttaattcaacccccccttcttaagacaactgaggccacttgtctaacaaataTCACGTGCACGTGTGTGgtactcttgttagcaaagagtGTGCATCTAAGGAGATGCAACAAATACGCTTGTGCTGCTACAATCCACTCACATGCCTCAATCTTCAGCTCATACAACTCGCGCAACCACGATAGTTGCACATAAGACCCGTGACACTGAATGGTCTCAGCTCTAGCATCTGCAGCACTGACCTCGAGTAACTCCACCAATATCTCGACAGCGTCGTCGACATGAAGCTGCTCAAAGTTGTGGAACGCCCCTAAAACAAGAAAATGTAACAAAGATGCAACGTCATCCAAGGTGATAGTCACCTCTCCGATGGGCAAATGGAAACTTCTTGTTTCCTTATGCCAATGTTCCACAAAAGCAGACATTAGTCCATGATCGCTTGTATCTAGAGAACAAGCAATCAAAGGACCCAGTCCACTGGCCACCACAAGGCCTTCAATCTCTGCGGCAGGCTTCCCGAACTTAGTCATCTTCCTTCCATGGAAAGATAGCTTCAACTCAAGACGTTCCTGCAAACAATATTTATgaatgatgtaaaaaaataattaactactCAACTAcgttctttatgttttttaaaaattacatacctCTCCATTCCACACGCTCAAAGCAATGTGATTTTCAAAATCACTAAGAACTGATGTGTCATGGGATCCGCTTGGAAAACCCTCAACATCAGCATCACCTTTTTCAACAGGTGCTTCTGGTTGCTAGTCGACCAATTCCTTCTTGGTCGTAGAAGGATCCTCCACAACAACTTGTCTCTATCTATGGGCTGATGCAGTAGGCCTTCGCCTCTGGGGGACATCATCATCACTCTCGCCTCTCCTCCCCATCACTTTTCCTACTGCGCACCCTAAAGCGCGACCAAGACCTCTAGTTCTAACCATTATCTACATAATAATTatcctattttttatattcaatggCCCTAAAGCGTGATtccaatcatttttaattttcacatcaaaattactttttataactaattttaattaatttaaatatagtgTTATTTTTCGAATCTTAGGTAATCTCATCttagttttaatttgaaaaatctaatctaatcttattcttaatttaggaaatctaatctaatcttagTCTTAAGTTGtgaaatctaatctaatcttacTATTGATATAGGAAATCTAGTATAATCTTAGTAAGCTAATCTTACTCTTCATATGGGATATCTAATCTATTATTCCTAATCTAATCAAATGTAATGTTATATtaacaaacataattaaataaaataacaagctAATTAATCAATAACACTAACCAAATCAGGCCATACATAATACATTTtcattaatcattaaatttcaCAAATGATTAAgacattacaaaaaataattacaataaattttattaacaaaatcagtaaacaacaaaattaaattaataacaaaaaaaaccatACGGATTGATAATCCATATGGTTTATAAaacaattcttttaaaaaaacatttcaccttcataacaaatttttaataaaaaaatttaaaaaaaaaaccatacaaaTCAGTCATCCGTATGGCTTATAAactgtttaaaaaaaacacatacggATCAGTGATTTGTATgggttataattattttttttattttaaacccaTACGGATCACTGATTTGTAtgtgtttaaaaataaattaaaaaaaactatacggattggttatataatttttttaaaaaataaatcacttaGTGATTTGTATgcgttataattttttttaacaaaataaccataacaGATCAGTGATCTGTatcagttgaaaaaaaaaattttaaaaaaaaacccatacGGATCCGTATggcaaagttttaaaaaaaatattttcaaaaaaaataacgccagacaatattaaaaaatatcaaatatatatatacaatatattaaaaaaaacaaaaaaaaaaacccatacgGATCAGTGGTTCATACGAATCATCAATCCGTGTGAACCATACGGATCAGTGATCCGTATGGGTTTTTGTCGGCACACCGCCATTTTTTCCGGCAAAATACCTTTTTTTCGGAAAGGCTACCAAATAAACCGACAACAGCAGAAACATACaccaaaaaacaatgaaaacatAGCAATATCATCATGCAACAATGAAAACACAACAATATGACCAAACGCCATTTTGTCGGCAAAACATCATTTTTTCCGGCAAAACATACaccaaaaaacaatgaaaacacaacaatatcaccaaaaaacaaatacatataGTATCATCATGCAACATACGAAGAAGAAGAGGCGAGAGAATCACTAACCTAGAAGAAGAAGCGGCACCAACAGCAACGATCACATAACGAAGGAAGACGAACGACGCTCACACCAACAACATGAACGACGCTCACCCAACAACACGAACGACGCTCATCGGAAGTGGAACAAGCAGCAACAAGCACCGCGCTCACAGGAAGACAAAGAAGCAAATGCAAAGAGGAAGAGAAACGACACCAACAAAAGAAGAGAAGACGAAGCAAATGAGCACGTACGAAAAGTTAGCCTTTATATAATTAGGGTGAATGGCATTTATGCCTTTTCACCACACctgctgggtgccccagcaaAAACGCTGGGTGCACCAAGTAACACTcctctttaaatcttatttctatttcttaacacttgtttgtttatttatctctttttatctGTTGGGTTGAATTTGTGATGATGGTTTTGTTTGATGAAGTAAAATAATGTGGTTTTGGGTTGGGTTTTAAGGAgggtatgttttgtttgatgaagtaaaataatttttagtgatttttaacTGATAGATTATTTACCATATTTTAAATGttcttatcaaatattttttatggtttttccgtgagaaaaaaatcatcacaaacttttatgtcattttttaacggtaaaatttaatgataggaataaaaaatttaaatgaaaaaaataggtgAGAAACCAAAACCCATCAACATTTTTAATTgcggataaaaaataaaaatcttaaacaattaatacaataaaaacatattttatttttattatctaacAAATTACTATCAAATGTTAATGCTCCTGTGTAATGTAAATGAAATGTTTAGACAAAAAGTTTGGGGACATTAGCTTTGTGAAGAGATTTTGTATTTGCGTTTTGTtcctttttcagttttatgataatttgtttttttttttcaatctaagAGGTATtcttagttttttatttgacacttaattaattttttttacttaatcgTTCCATTTTAGAATAAAGTAATACTTCTAGTTACGACTTCATGCTAAAACCAGGGATCGAACCTCAAACCtttaattaagaaactaaaGCGTTAAACCACTTGTATCAGCAACTTTTTTGTAAGAGTTGTTtagagtaaattatattttttgtctttaaactttttgtcatttatgattatgattttggtctttaAAATTTCCAATGACTGATTTTTGTctccaaacttttttttatctagtaGTTTgatcatttttgtttattttaatccttgacatttgattttattattattattatttgattttattaggttttctagCAGTTTTTAATCACTGCATTTTGAAAGGATTGAATAATTTGAAACATCTACGTTTTACTTAAAGTTCCATCACCATTTCACCATGACACTTTCTCGCATACCAGATAACTCAAGCAAAACGAAAATACCcacacaaaacacaatttttttaaaaaaaattcattaaaccCAAATCTGGTGTTGTACTCAGCCGCTGGTGTGAATCAAAACCCCAAACTATGAGGTTGTCATCCAAAACGAATCCGATTTAGACCCTAAGCGGTTTGGCCTGGTCCTTCTACGGCGTTGTCGTGGCCGCTGTCACGGCCTTCAAATGCTCCACCATGATCAACTGCAAGAAGTCATCGACATCATCACCCAACAAATCAAAGGGACTCAGCTTCGACGACGAGTCCCCATCGAAATCCCACCCCCTCCATAACGCTCCGCCATCGAGCGCTTCCGCCTCCGCTACATGAACCCCAACTACCTCGCGGTGCCTCTTCCATTGCgacattattttgatgatgaagCTCAACGACATGAAGCGCATGATACAGACCTGGCATAAATCTTGATTGGGAAGCACATGGATCCAGATCTGGCACGAATCTCATTTGGAGGAGGCCGACGGCGGAGCGCCACCACTGTGTCGCCATAATCGTTTTCTTAATCTTCCTagctttatcttttaaaaaaaaaggttggcACCGCTCAAGGAAAGTGGAAAAGGTTTTTAGGAATGCATTTTTTTAGaaaggttaaattactcatttggtctctatagtttcatgattcttacttttttagtccttttagtttaaaagtggtttttttagtccctatagtttacattataattctcttttagtccctgtagtttaaaagtgttctttttagtccttatagtttgtattttaattttcttttagtccctatagtttgaaagtgatatttttagtctctataatttgtagtttaattaccttttagttcttactacaaaaaatatatataaaataattagctacaaattagttataaattattaattattttttgatgtagctccatgtggagcttgtaggccttggatcttcttcatcaatggattcctttgcttcttgaggtctgattgcagcggaatggagaaggagaaagatgaatgaagacaccacttcaagtagaagatgagtctagaagaaactcatcaccataggaagccatggataagagcttgaaggtagaagaagatgaatgaaggaagaggaagagaagagaatgaaatttaGTGCCtgaagtctgaactttgaagtttaattctcaaatgatcaaagttgaaaaaaatgcacacacatgacctctatttatagcctaagtgtcacacaaaattgaagggaaatttgaatttcacttgaatttgaaattgaatttgtggagccaaattttcactaattatgattagtgaatttccgttatggttcagcccactaaagtcacttcaaatatttaattatttaattatgtaaaaatataatattttttggttttagcggtcagaaaaaatataataaaatattaataaaaataatggaatGGCATTCCTTAATGGTCAAAATGAACGGAAAGACATgtaaggacatgcacaaagtgtgactatatgatgtggcaatggggtgtagtaagcaaatgctcacatccctctctaaaatttaattggattgagcttctaccaattcaattaaatttatttcccaacacacacgtcaaatattcacttagtgcatgtgaaattaaaaaattatccctaatacaaaaactagtctaggtgccctaaaatacaaggactgaaaaattttatatttctaggataccctacctacattatggagcccttaatacaaagataaaaaaaataatgaaattttaatctaatatgtacaaagataagtgaacccaaccttggtccatgggctcaaaaatctaccctgaggttcatgagaaccctcgggcctttttcaacagctctagcccaatcctcttgaaGTCCCTTACTCATGGCTCTGGAAACTAAtccctagggaggattgcatcattttttttattacaaattatcttacgataaattagttacgaattacttgctaatatttttgtagttaattgtaattgataatattactcatattttaatGGTGAGGACTAAaatggaattaaaatataaagtatagagactaaaaaaatcacttttaaaaattatagggactaaaagagaattaaaatgtaaactataagaactaaaaaaattactttcaaactataaagactaaaaaggtataaatcctaaaattataaagatcaaatgagtaatttaaccttttaaGAAAACTTGTTGGAGGCCACTGAGTCTTTGGGACACCATGTGGTGGCACGATGGTTATTATTTTGGGTGattaaatttttgtattgtGTTGTTGTGCGTGCTCAGatgtaaaaaaacatttgtgGTTCTTAATTACTACATGATATAATTTGTGGCCGCTAAAGTcacttcaaatatttaattatttaattatgtaaaaatataatattttttggttttagcggtcagaaaaaatataataaaatattaataaaaataatggaatGGCATTCCTTAATGGTCAAAATGAACGGAAAGAACTAAAACaatgaaccaaaaaaaaatttagaagcaaaaattaatcattaaaaaatataagaatcaaaaccgtaaatgtaaaaaaaaagaatttgagagaaaaaaaaacataatttactcatttgtttattttgaatacTATTGTATTACACGGAACATCTTGTGTCTTGggcaatttcaattttcaacttcTCAAAGAACACTAAAAGAAGATCCTCTCAATCCGGAGTGCATGTCGGCACAAACATTTGCAATATGTAGGTTGGACCAAAAAGTGGGGAAACTTGGAGTAGGAGGCCTAATCACTTACCGGTTAtcattttttgtataaatattttcttttattttatattgttttaaacTAGAAAAAagattaacttttattttttaaatcaaataaatacaaaatcacTCTATTTTAGATCTCACCTTTTATTCTTACtctgttgttttgttttattttattataacaaaCGAAGCACTAAACATAATGTGTTATTGGTTTGAGaagaattaaattcatattccttaagtatatataatcttaaatatgagttagataaaaaaaaatgttacttttaaaaaggaaaacctactaaaaaaaaggatcagtcaaattttttaataaaaattcgtcaaagttaacaaatattttacattaataacATATGtcttacaaaaacaaaacatacattatcatattataaaaaagacAATGCCATTGTCATTCTCTTTTGAATTAATGTTTCTAATCCTTTTATTCGGCTTGATTTTCGGCACGGGCTTGGGATGCGGATGGTGTAGAAACTTAATACTagtattttgataattattttactcTTGAAAATGCAGTGCAGCAGTTCTTTGGAGCGTGGATATCCCGCGCAATTAAGAAGGAACGTAGTTTCCCGCCCCttattatttagaattttgttGGCTTAATTAATTCGAAGTTTAAATTGTATTGACCgagttttttttaagtattataaatgtgtaatttaattttctcaagTTTTATTTGTCCTAACTGAATCTCTCAGGTATCAtagttttacaattttaatcctaggtatatatattatattgataaCATGTATTTTGCCATGCACAATTAGTTATATATTGTATTATCAAGAGTGGCATCATTAGAGTTTAATACTTTAATTGATTGTTgaacaaaatgagaaaaatatgtAAGCTgtattgaaaatattaatactataataatattaactgAATGTGTAagctttgatatattttattttttcgccataaattcacaaaaataattGACGGTTTGTATATTGCTGATCCTAAGTATACACATATAACTAGAATGTTATTTATAACatactataaattaataaaaataaaacttaatataagttttctatatttaaattatattttctcaaATCCAAACAAATCTTTATATATAATGCACCAGTGGGGCCATCTAGATAACACATGGATCCTTCTTCTCTTATCTTTTCTATTGTTATTGGTGGAAATTAAAGTGTAATACCGCGTATTTATGATGCACGTATTTCCCACGTTAATAAACTCTATTAGAGATATTCTACTATGATAAACTATATAGGTGCAATTTTTCACCAACTTCACCTCCATAGCTTTAATTAATGTCTCAGTCGTGGTGCATAAATTACACTTTATAGTATACTTCCAAGTAGAGGACACGGCGTGGATATGTTT contains the following coding sequences:
- the LOC114386015 gene encoding protein MAIN-LIKE 1-like codes for the protein MAQPEAPVEKGDADVEGFPSGSHDTSVLSDFENHIALSVWNGEERLELKLSFHGRKMTKFGKPAAEIEGLVVASGLGPLIACSLDTSDHGLMSAFVEHWHKETRSFHLPIGEVTITLDDVASLLHFLVLGAFHNFEQLHVDDAVEILVELLEVSAADARAETIQCHGSYVQLSWLRELYELKIEALFLDALSNLTQSAGYAWGAAALVHMYDNLNDVSKSTARQLAGYITLLQVG